Below is a window of Salvelinus sp. IW2-2015 linkage group LG11, ASM291031v2, whole genome shotgun sequence DNA.
TTGATGATTAATCAAGGATCAATAATGTCATAAACATGTCATTATCGTTTCTGTACATGCCTCCCTCCATCATATGTGTGGAGTCCTTCCTTCTGAGTCTTTCCTGTAGCACAGATATggccttttttaaatgtattttttatttatttcacctttctagttgagaacaagttctcatttgcaatgcgacctggcctagataaagcaaagcagttcgacacatacaacaacacagagttacacatggaataaacaaacaaacatacagtcaataatacagtagaaaaagtctatatacagtgtgtgcaaatgaggtaagataagggaggtatggcaataaataggccatggtggcgaagtaattacaatatagcaattaaacactggagtgatagatttgcaaaatattaatttccaagtagagatactggggtgcaaaggagcaagataaataaataaatacagtgtggggatgaggtagttggatgggctatgtacaggtgcagtgatctgtaagctgctctgacagctggtgcttaaagttagtgagggagatatgagctgagataaggtggggctttacctagcagaaacttgtagatgacctggagccagtgggtttggcgatgagtatgaagcgagggccagccaacaagagcgtataggtcgcagtggtgggtagtatatggggcttggcgacaaaacggatggtactgtgatagactgcatccagttgttgagtagagtgtcggaggctgttttgtaaatgacatcgccgtaatcgaggatcggtaggatggtccgttttacgagggtatgtttggcagcatgagtgaagaatgctttgttgcgaaataggaagccgattctagatttaattttgaattggagatgcttaatgtgagtctggaaggagagtttacagtaacCAGACACttcggtatttgtagttgtccacatattctaaatcagagccgtccagagtagtgatgctgaacgggcaggcaggtgcgggcagcgatcggttgaagagcatgcatttagttttacttgcatttaagagcagttggaggccacggaagaagagttgtatggcattgaagctcgtctggaggttagttaacacagtgtccaaagaagggccagaagtatacagaatggtgtcgtctgcgtagaggtggatcagagaatcaccagcagcaagagcgacatcattgatgtatacagagaagagagtcggcccgagaattgaaccctgtggcacacccatagagactgccagaggtccggacaacaggcactcCGATTTGGCCTTGGAGCATTATCTCTTACCTTAACCAATGACTAACTGGTGCTCTCTACCGGCGTTTAATTACACCACAGTAATGGAAAACTGCTTTTCGACTATAAACACGTGTGTTACACTATACACTCTAATGTTATGCTAGGGAAATTGGGTTTCCATATCTAGGGCTGACAGTGgggacttgtgaagagcagaatcaacaacctctgcatcatcaaaacagttgctttgtgagaaggtgttgaAGTTCATAGTGAACCATTGTTAGGTAAATGAAAGCTTTAAAGTACCGGTGGCCTGGCTTTGGTCCCAAGTTAGAGCGGGTCCACCAGAGCCATGAGACAcgtgtagatggaaacagaaaagtctcaGCCTTTTGGGTAAAAAAACGAGGTAAATCCTGTATGGAAATGTGCAACATATTTATGTGCCTCTTTCAGATCCTCTCCGAGATTCGATTTAGGGCACAATTTCTATCACCCGAGCCTTTCGGGGGATTCTATTGAGCTGGATGAGTCAGACCTCCACACTACTGTGAAGGACAATGCACATGGTAGACCTTTCAGTGTTTAATGCGCCTCCAAGGACCTGTCTCACTCTGTCAAACAGAGCTCTCTTCTACAGCCAAATGGTTAAGTTCCCACAGCTGTGATAACATCAGGGCATCGTCTCTGCTGATTTGGTCTCCTCACTGTGCCTCCAAACAGCACTCTGGCCTAAGACGGATGAGGGTTGGGAGGTAGCCTACACAAGCATGCTACAAAACATGGAAAAACCTTGGAGGATTATTACAAATGAAagtttaacaaatgacatcattCTAAAGCTGttatttttggtgttttgtagtACAGggggaaatgtttttttaaacgaGAAATGCCCTGTGCATACAGTAGCCTGTGTTCTGTTCGAGTGAATGGGATTGATCTTGAAGTGTTGCCTTGTCACCTTTTAACCTTGATGTGATAAGATGGATTCAGTGGTGGTTCCCAAACCATCTGGTTGTTAAGACATCCTGAGAATATTGTTGTAATGTAACTGAATGCTATGGGAATTTGTGTCATTCAGACTGTGCCATTCAGACTTCTATATTTCAGATGATTCGGTGATGCCTTTGATGTGATTCATACATGGGGTTTCTCACTCCCATTGTGTAATTCCAGAACGGTGATGTCATTTCCTGCGGGACAATATGGGCTAATCCCGAAGGCATCCTGTGATTCTTGTGTGTAGTAAAGGATGTGTAATACTGAGCGCCTCTAAAATGTATCAGTTTCTAGTTTGTCCAACCGAAAGAGGCAGCGAGTGTTTCCCTGTACATCCTGTTCCCACAAGCCATATTCTAATAAACTCAGAGCATGCCGCTGAGAAGCTTCTCCATAAAGCTGCTCTGAGGTTTGGGTGGAATGTCTGACTTGATATGTGGTGGTGGTACGGCTGCAGAGTGTGATCTCAGCTGATTAGAATCTTGGTGCAGTGCTGGGTAGAAGCACAGGAAACTACTTAAGCTTTTGGACCTGTATGGCATAGTTCTAATAAGAACTTGGATGGGGGGTGGACTAACCTTGACATTCAGTTAAAGTGAACTGTAAATTCGTTTCTGTAAAAGTGCTCTGTTACACATTTTGTTCTGAAATGTTCTTAAACCATGTATGGAGGAGTCAGTGTTCAGTCTGTCAGTAACCAACCTGttatatctctctccctgtctttctagCTGTGTCTGCGGGACTCTGGAGACTGTCTGGTGGACCAGATGCAGTACATGATGAGGTCCTTGCAGGATCTGAAACACAtgaaaaggccgctcagcgagCCCTCCGGCCGTTCCTACGCCATGACGCGCGTTTGCCAGCAGGGAACGCAGCAGCGGGAGCGCCTGACATGCCTCCGTAGACCCATCTCTGAGGCCAGCGAGGCCAGCACCTATGACTCAGCTTGCTGCCTGGCCAGCCccgtggaggaggaagaagaggtggaggaggaagtgcAGGAGCGGCTAATGCAGAGCTCCCCTAGCAGTGAGAAGAGTCTGGAGTTTGACTCAGGCTACTCAGAGGCGTCCTGGCACGATGAGGGCGTGGTGCTCAGGAGGACCAGGAACGTACGGGTGTCTAACTCTGCCTGCCTCCGAACCAACCGGGGAGTGGGCTCTGCCGACCGGATCCGGCCCAAGTCCACGTCGGACGCTTGTCTGGAGCGCTGGACGTCATTTGAGGCAAGCAGCGACCCGGAGGACTGGACCACGTCACTGCTGAGCCGCAGCAGGAACAGACAGCCCTTGGTGCTGGGGGACAACAGCTTCGCTGACCTCATTAAGAACTGGATGGATCTGCCAGAGTGTCCTGAGCCAGCAGAACTCAAGCCCCATGCAGGCCGGCGCCTGGCCAAGGACCTCCTGGTCAACATGAGGAGGAAGCTGGCGGGGATGTCAAAAAGCGTGGAGATGAGGGCCAGACCAGCAGACTCCACCAGGGTCAGTAGGGCCGCGGCGGCCCCCAAACGCATGTCCTGCCCTGTGGGCTTCCAGCCACGCAAACCCTTCTTTCACCAATCCCACACAGGCCTGCATGAACTGGGGACGGACTTGTACCAGTTCAACGCTCTCATGAAGACAGGCAGCCGACAACCTATCATATGTAATGACATTATCGGGTACATCTGATCTGAGTGATGTTACAGCTACGGACTCCTACCACagattaatgttattttatttttatatgcgCTTTATGTGGAAATAATGTTGAAATTGTTACAATAATAAAGTTTTTGTATTGAAAAGGGAAAAAGTGTTGACTGCAATAATTATTAACTTACACGTTTTATTCTTAAATGACTAATGAAATAATTATGCATGCTTAGGTTTAGGTTCAGCTCTAAAAAAAAGGTAGTGACATTCTCGATTACATCTTGGTATAAGCACTCTAGCACATTCTTTAAATCACCTGTCAACTGACCAACATGATGGCAGTCAGAAATCTTGCCTTTGAATACCTGCTTATTTGAATACAAATAGCAGGATGGGTGTTACTGTATTGTGTTTCTACTACTGTCAGATGGGAAGTTGAAAATTATATTTCCAGTTGTGGGTTGttaagccccgtttatacctggtgctaacatgctcCCTTTGTCCGGAtattgtccacattctgattgtgcccacatttttagacagatGTAGGCGATTAAAATACACATAGTGATctgatcttcctgaccacctctgGAGGTAGTCGGGCACACATTGTCTCCGGATATCAATTACGCGAAAACAGATCTGGATCACGAATCACGAAACTTCCATGTTAGCGCAAGGTGTAAAGAAGGCTTAGATGTGTCATATGATGCTTAGATCTAAAGGGAGTAGCCTTGTAAATGTGCAGCCTTCTAAAGACAAGTTGTCAAAACAGTCATATACATGTACGGTGTTTAATGTAGCCACACACTTAGGgttattcaatctgtatcgctgaggcacgctagaaatgtaaaggtcattt
It encodes the following:
- the LOC111969765 gene encoding PAK4-inhibitor inka2-like; this translates as MLCLRDSGDCLVDQMQYMMRSLQDLKHMKRPLSEPSGRSYAMTRVCQQGTQQRERLTCLRRPISEASEASTYDSACCLASPVEEEEEVEEEVQERLMQSSPSSEKSLEFDSGYSEASWHDEGVVLRRTRNVRVSNSACLRTNRGVGSADRIRPKSTSDACLERWTSFEASSDPEDWTTSLLSRSRNRQPLVLGDNSFADLIKNWMDLPECPEPAELKPHAGRRLAKDLLVNMRRKLAGMSKSVEMRARPADSTRVSRAAAAPKRMSCPVGFQPRKPFFHQSHTGLHELGTDLYQFNALMKTGSRQPIICNDIIGYI